The following proteins come from a genomic window of Nostoc sp. TCL26-01:
- a CDS encoding non-ribosomal peptide synthetase, translating to MNNNIADIYPLSPTQQGMLFHSLYEPASGTYITQIGCELHGQLNISAFAQAWQQVINQYPVLRTAFVWEKLEQPLQVVGQQVKLPWEELDWCGIPSIEQQEKLENLLYSDRLRGFQLAKAPLMRLMLIHLTDTSYYFVWSHHHLLLDGWSIPIIFQQVISYYQEDRPTPKSSRPYRDYIAWLQQQDLSSSQAFWQEKLKGLTAPTPLGINQVTRQIPNPETIHVEQQIQLSTATTTALKSLAQQQHLTLNTLVQGAWALLLRRYSGQDDVVFGTTVSGRPPTLVNVESMVGLFINTLPMRVKVDDSQFLIPWLEQLQAEHLEARQYEYSPLVEIHGWTEVPRDLPLFASIVVFENYPLDSTQIPGLEIINVRSWEKTNYPLTVSAFPGAELVLKISCDRQHFDTTTISRIIGHLQTLLTAIATNPHQQLSQLPILTPSEQHQLLVEWNQTQVDYPQNTCIHHLFEQQVERTPEAIALVFGEAQLTYHQLNQKANQLAHHLQQLGVKPETLVGICLERSIEMVVGLLAILKAGGAYIPIDPSYPPQRIAFMLKDAQPPILLTQAIIAPTLPTHNAQVICLDSDWDKIATHSPENPHSGVTLDHLIYVIYTSGSTGQPKGAMNTHQALSNRLLWMQDTYQLTPEDRVLQKTPFSFDVSVWEFFWPLITGAKLVIAQPGGHQDSGYLVKLIAKEQVTTVHFVPSMLQVFLEEPELATCSCLQRVICSGEALPKALADRFFTHLDAQLHNLYGPTEAAIDVTYWQCQPQSQLAIVPIGRPIANTQLYILDESGQPTPVGVVGELHIGGVGLARGYLHRPDLTAQKFISHPLIDGGCLYKTGDLARYLPDGEIEYIGRIDYQVKIRGFRIELEEIAAVLNQHPQVRETVVMARTDDSGNQYLVAYIIPDLKTHIVTNELREFLQEKLPEYMLPKTFVCLAALPLTPNGKVDRQALPVPDNSRHDEVVFVSPRTPTEEILAAIYADVLGLEEVSIYDNFFALGGHSLLATKVISRLREAFKIELPLRSLFERPTIADLATRLETMRLALTQVSHAVGVVEKGRKEIEL from the coding sequence ATGAATAATAACATCGCAGATATTTATCCCCTTTCTCCCACTCAACAAGGAATGCTGTTTCATAGCCTTTATGAGCCGGCATCCGGTACATACATCACGCAAATAGGTTGTGAATTACATGGACAGTTAAATATTTCTGCCTTTGCTCAAGCTTGGCAGCAAGTCATCAATCAGTATCCAGTTTTACGCACTGCTTTTGTGTGGGAGAAGCTAGAACAACCCTTGCAAGTGGTAGGTCAGCAAGTTAAGCTTCCTTGGGAAGAACTAGACTGGTGTGGAATTCCCTCCATAGAACAGCAAGAAAAACTAGAGAACTTATTATACAGCGATCGCCTGCGTGGTTTTCAACTTGCCAAAGCCCCACTGATGCGTTTGATGCTCATCCATCTCACCGATACCAGCTATTATTTCGTTTGGAGTCATCACCATCTATTGCTGGATGGTTGGTCTATACCGATTATTTTCCAGCAAGTAATCTCCTACTACCAAGAAGATCGCCCCACCCCCAAATCATCCCGCCCCTACCGTGACTATATCGCCTGGTTACAGCAACAAGACTTGTCCTCATCTCAAGCCTTTTGGCAAGAAAAACTCAAAGGTTTGACAGCGCCAACACCCTTGGGGATAAACCAAGTGACGCGGCAAATACCCAACCCCGAAACTATCCACGTTGAACAACAAATTCAATTATCAACTGCCACAACAACTGCACTCAAGTCTTTAGCCCAGCAACAACACCTCACCCTGAATACTTTAGTACAAGGGGCTTGGGCATTACTCCTCAGACGTTATAGTGGTCAAGATGATGTGGTATTTGGCACTACTGTTTCTGGTCGTCCTCCGACTCTAGTGAATGTAGAGTCTATGGTGGGACTGTTTATTAATACTCTACCGATGCGGGTCAAAGTAGATGACTCACAATTCCTCATCCCTTGGCTTGAACAACTCCAAGCCGAACATCTAGAAGCACGACAATATGAATATAGTCCACTAGTAGAAATCCACGGCTGGACTGAAGTACCCAGAGATTTACCATTATTTGCCAGTATCGTCGTCTTTGAAAACTACCCCTTAGATTCTACACAAATCCCCGGTTTAGAAATTATTAATGTCCGCAGTTGGGAAAAAACCAACTATCCGCTAACAGTATCTGCCTTCCCTGGTGCAGAATTGGTTTTAAAAATTTCCTGCGATCGCCAACATTTTGATACCACTACAATTAGTAGAATCATAGGGCATTTACAGACATTGTTAACAGCGATCGCCACAAATCCCCATCAACAACTCTCACAACTACCAATACTCACCCCGTCCGAACAACATCAACTACTAGTTGAGTGGAATCAAACCCAAGTTGACTATCCCCAAAATACCTGTATTCATCACTTATTTGAACAACAAGTAGAACGCACACCAGAGGCAATTGCCCTAGTCTTTGGCGAAGCACAATTAACCTATCATCAACTCAACCAAAAAGCCAATCAACTCGCACACCACCTGCAACAACTAGGAGTCAAACCAGAAACACTAGTCGGTATTTGTTTAGAACGTTCCATCGAAATGGTGGTGGGACTATTAGCAATTCTCAAAGCCGGTGGCGCATATATCCCCATCGACCCCAGCTATCCCCCACAGCGTATTGCTTTCATGCTCAAAGATGCTCAACCACCCATCTTACTCACCCAAGCAATCATAGCCCCCACCTTACCAACCCATAACGCCCAAGTCATCTGTCTGGATAGCGACTGGGACAAAATTGCTACCCACAGCCCAGAAAATCCTCATAGTGGTGTCACACTTGATCATCTCATCTACGTCATCTACACCTCTGGTTCCACAGGACAACCCAAGGGAGCAATGAATACTCACCAAGCATTGTCTAATCGCTTGCTGTGGATGCAGGATACTTATCAACTCACACCTGAAGACAGGGTTTTGCAAAAGACTCCTTTTAGTTTTGATGTGTCGGTGTGGGAGTTTTTCTGGCCGTTAATTACGGGGGCAAAATTGGTGATAGCCCAACCAGGAGGACATCAAGATAGTGGTTATCTTGTCAAGTTAATTGCCAAAGAACAAGTCACGACGGTGCATTTTGTGCCTTCGATGCTGCAAGTGTTTTTAGAGGAACCAGAATTGGCAACTTGTAGCTGTCTTCAACGAGTGATTTGTAGTGGGGAGGCTTTACCCAAAGCTTTGGCTGACCGCTTTTTTACCCATCTAGATGCACAGTTGCATAATTTGTATGGGCCGACAGAGGCGGCAATTGATGTAACTTATTGGCAATGTCAGCCTCAGAGTCAGTTGGCGATCGTGCCAATTGGTCGGCCTATTGCCAATACTCAACTTTACATTTTAGATGAATCTGGTCAACCAACTCCTGTGGGTGTGGTGGGAGAATTACATATTGGTGGGGTGGGACTAGCTAGGGGATATTTGCATCGTCCCGATTTGACAGCCCAAAAGTTTATTTCTCATCCTTTGATTGATGGTGGTTGTCTTTACAAGACAGGTGATTTGGCGCGTTATTTACCTGATGGTGAAATTGAGTATATTGGGCGGATTGATTATCAAGTAAAAATTCGTGGCTTCCGCATTGAATTAGAAGAAATCGCCGCCGTTCTTAATCAACATCCACAGGTGAGAGAAACTGTAGTGATGGCTAGAACTGATGACTCTGGTAATCAATATTTAGTAGCTTATATAATTCCTGATTTAAAAACTCATATCGTCACAAATGAACTGCGAGAATTTCTTCAAGAGAAGTTGCCAGAATATATGCTGCCAAAAACCTTTGTCTGTTTAGCAGCATTACCACTCACACCCAATGGTAAAGTTGATCGCCAAGCATTACCTGTACCTGATAATTCTCGCCATGATGAAGTTGTGTTTGTTTCCCCCCGCACACCGACAGAGGAGATATTAGCTGCTATTTATGCCGATGTTTTAGGGCTAGAAGAAGTTAGTATTTATGACAACTTTTTTGCTTTAGGAGGACATTCTTTATTAGCTACTAAGGTCATTTCTCGCTTGCGTGAAGCATTCAAAATAGAGTTACCTTTGCGTAGTTTATTTGAGCGCCCAACTATAGCTGATTTAGCAACGCGCTTAGAAACAATGCGTTTAGCTTTGACCCAGGTTTCTCATGCTGTTGGTGTTGTAGAAAAAGGTCGAAAAGAAATAGAATTATGA
- a CDS encoding non-ribosomal peptide synthetase, with product MKTIDELFSYLDSLDVKLWVEDNRLRCHAPEAVLTSNLSEQILERKAEIIEFLTQAELSKNSQLLSIVPTSRIGNLPLSFAQQRLWFIDQMEPNSCFYNIPAAVRLIGSLHLSAFESSCNEIVRRHEVLRTNFPTVDGQPVQVIQPFSPRVLPVLDLQHLSTLEQEAEVFRLMSQEAQKPFNLAQDSLLRITVICLNQAEYVVLLTIHHIIADAWSIGIFLRELVALYTEFTNGQTSPLPELPIQYADFAVWQRQYLQGEVLETQLAYWRQQLGGSLPILQLPTDRPRPRVQTFRGASQSFYLSAELTEALKVLSQQAGVTLFMTLLTAFKILLYRYTYQEDILVGSAIANRQRVEVEGLIGFFVNTLVLRTDLSGNPTFRELLDRVRRVTWEAYDHQDLPLEKLVEELQPERDLSYSPLFQTMFVLQNTPDIDVTLPGLKITTIPQTSTTAKLDLTLDMRETAAGLMGVFEYNTDLFDDIAIAHMINHWQNLLLGIIDHPQQHIGEFPILTTAEQQQLLVEWNDTQTDYPQDLCFHQLFTTQAENTPDAVAVVFGQQHLTYRQLNQQANQLAHHLQQLGVVPETIVGICLERSLEMIVAFLAILKAGGAYLPLDPAYPQERLTFMLADSQIPILLTSQNLSAKLPAYSGQILCLDTNWEKIAQHSQENPTSDVTIQNLAYLIYTSGSTGTPKGVLIPHAGLVNLTLDKIRTCRVQPDSRVLQFFSFSFDASIPEIFMALGSGAALHLATPAELLPGAALMQLLQERAITHITILPSALTALSADDLPALKMVLVGGEAPSPEMIAEWSKGRLFINAYGPTETTVNASMVECGNGGQMSPTIRPAANKQLYILDKYHQLVPVGVVGEVYIGGVGLARGYLHRPEKTDAAFIPNPFSNQPDSRLYKTGDLAYHLRDGNIKLLGRVDHQVKIRGFRIELGEVEALLTQHPAVRESVVIVKEDHSGDKRLVAYIVPASASIPTTSDLRRFLEKTLPKYMVPAVFVMLEALPLNPNGKVDRQALPLPDTIRPELAAAFVAPRTPIESVLAGIFAEILQVEQVGVDDDFFELGGHSLLATKLIARLLKAFQIELTVIDLFDAPTVAGLAERIEHIQTTGTIYKQHEETVNLLKADAILDPTITPASPAIATTKVSAILLTGATGFLGAFLLHELLQQTSATIYCLVRAQDIPAARQKLQKSLESSLLWDEKYSDRLIPVLGDLSQPLLGLSATEFHHMAECIDVIYHNGAWVHHASPYSLLKATNVFGTQEILRLACQVQAKPVHFMSASSVFAAGVRIIREQDKVDEQPPIGGYNQSKWVAEKLVTQARDRGLPVAIYRLGRISGHSQTGVFNPHDFLYRLIIGSVQLGSIPDQEMMLDIIPVDYASKAIAYLSQQSASGNQVFHFVHPQPVSANVLFAKLRSLGYSIQQVAYEQWHQQLLNIAENSPEHPLYPLVSLFPSRFSQPQTSNLQFDCENTLTKLTGTSITCPQIDEQLLNTYISYLVQHGFIADIAVLS from the coding sequence ATGAAAACAATTGATGAGTTATTTTCTTATCTGGATAGTCTAGATGTCAAACTCTGGGTTGAAGATAATCGCCTACGTTGTCATGCACCAGAGGCAGTATTAACATCAAATCTGAGTGAGCAAATCTTAGAACGCAAAGCCGAAATTATCGAATTTCTCACCCAAGCCGAACTCAGCAAAAATTCACAATTACTGTCTATTGTTCCTACTTCCAGAATCGGCAATCTACCTCTATCTTTTGCCCAGCAACGGCTGTGGTTCATTGACCAGATGGAACCAAATAGTTGCTTTTACAATATTCCGGCGGCGGTGCGGTTGATTGGTTCACTTCATCTCAGTGCTTTTGAAAGTAGCTGTAACGAAATTGTCCGTCGTCATGAAGTGCTACGGACTAATTTTCCCACGGTAGATGGTCAGCCAGTCCAGGTAATTCAGCCATTTTCACCACGAGTGTTACCAGTATTAGATTTACAACACTTAAGCACTTTGGAGCAAGAAGCAGAAGTTTTCCGCCTGATGAGCCAGGAAGCCCAAAAACCCTTTAATCTAGCGCAAGATTCACTGCTACGCATCACTGTTATATGTTTAAATCAGGCTGAGTATGTAGTGCTGTTGACTATACACCACATTATTGCTGATGCCTGGTCTATAGGGATTTTCCTCAGAGAGCTAGTAGCTTTATATACAGAATTTACTAACGGTCAAACCTCCCCCCTACCAGAGTTACCCATTCAATATGCTGACTTTGCTGTTTGGCAACGCCAATATTTACAGGGTGAGGTATTAGAGACTCAGCTAGCTTACTGGCGACAACAACTAGGTGGCAGCTTGCCCATATTGCAATTACCCACAGATCGCCCTCGTCCGAGAGTTCAGACTTTTCGTGGTGCGAGTCAATCCTTTTATTTATCTGCTGAACTGACTGAGGCGCTGAAGGTGTTGAGTCAGCAAGCAGGGGTAACTCTTTTCATGACTCTACTGACGGCGTTTAAAATCCTACTTTACCGTTATACGTACCAAGAAGATATACTAGTTGGTTCAGCGATCGCTAATCGTCAACGAGTAGAAGTTGAAGGGTTAATTGGCTTTTTTGTCAATACTTTAGTTTTGCGTACAGACCTTTCTGGTAATCCCACTTTTCGGGAACTGTTGGATCGGGTACGACGGGTAACTTGGGAAGCTTATGACCATCAAGATTTACCTTTAGAAAAATTGGTGGAGGAATTGCAACCTGAACGTGACTTGAGCTACAGTCCGTTATTTCAGACGATGTTTGTGTTGCAAAATACACCTGATATAGATGTAACACTTCCTGGTTTGAAGATCACGACCATACCCCAAACCAGCACCACTGCCAAGTTAGATTTGACATTGGATATGCGGGAAACTGCTGCTGGGCTGATGGGTGTATTTGAATACAACACAGATTTGTTTGATGATATAGCGATCGCTCACATGATCAATCATTGGCAAAACTTGTTGTTGGGGATTATCGATCATCCACAGCAGCACATTGGCGAATTTCCCATCCTGACGACAGCAGAGCAGCAGCAGTTATTGGTGGAGTGGAATGATACCCAAACAGATTATCCCCAAGACTTATGTTTTCATCAGTTATTTACCACCCAAGCAGAAAACACACCAGATGCAGTCGCCGTTGTTTTTGGACAGCAACATTTAACCTATCGCCAGCTAAATCAGCAAGCTAATCAATTAGCACACCACTTACAACAACTGGGTGTAGTCCCAGAAACCATCGTGGGAATTTGCTTGGAGCGATCGCTAGAAATGATCGTCGCCTTCTTAGCTATCCTGAAAGCTGGTGGGGCTTATCTACCTTTAGATCCAGCCTACCCTCAAGAACGCCTAACTTTTATGTTGGCGGATTCACAAATTCCCATTCTCTTAACAAGCCAAAACTTATCAGCCAAACTCCCCGCCTATTCAGGACAAATCCTCTGCTTAGATACCAACTGGGAAAAAATTGCTCAACACAGTCAAGAAAATCCCACCAGTGATGTCACCATTCAGAACTTGGCTTACCTGATTTACACCTCCGGTTCTACAGGAACACCCAAAGGTGTGCTAATTCCCCATGCAGGATTGGTAAATCTCACCCTAGACAAAATTCGCACTTGTCGCGTCCAACCAGATAGCCGCGTCCTCCAGTTTTTCTCCTTCAGTTTTGATGCTTCGATCCCAGAAATATTCATGGCCCTTGGTTCTGGTGCAGCCCTGCATTTAGCCACACCAGCAGAATTATTACCAGGAGCAGCTTTGATGCAGCTATTGCAGGAACGAGCCATCACTCACATCACTATCTTGCCATCAGCACTAACCGCTTTATCTGCTGACGATTTACCAGCATTAAAAATGGTGTTAGTTGGGGGAGAAGCCCCTTCTCCCGAAATGATTGCGGAATGGTCAAAAGGACGACTCTTTATCAACGCCTACGGGCCGACAGAAACAACAGTCAACGCCAGTATGGTGGAATGCGGTAACGGTGGTCAAATGTCCCCCACCATCCGCCCAGCAGCTAATAAGCAATTGTATATCCTAGACAAATATCATCAACTTGTCCCTGTGGGAGTTGTGGGTGAAGTGTACATTGGTGGCGTTGGTTTAGCACGGGGTTATCTCCATCGCCCAGAAAAAACGGACGCAGCTTTTATTCCTAATCCTTTCAGTAATCAACCAGACAGCCGTCTTTATAAAACTGGGGACTTAGCTTATCACCTGAGAGATGGTAACATCAAGCTGCTCGGTCGTGTAGATCATCAAGTAAAAATTCGTGGCTTCCGGATTGAACTGGGAGAGGTAGAGGCTTTGCTGACCCAACACCCAGCAGTCCGGGAAAGTGTGGTGATTGTCAAAGAAGATCACTCTGGTGATAAACGTTTAGTAGCTTATATAGTACCAGCGTCAGCAAGTATCCCCACGACTAGCGATTTGCGCCGCTTCCTAGAAAAAACATTGCCCAAGTATATGGTTCCGGCGGTGTTCGTGATGCTAGAAGCCTTACCACTCAACCCCAACGGCAAAGTAGACCGTCAAGCCTTACCTCTACCTGATACAATCCGACCTGAGTTAGCAGCAGCCTTTGTGGCTCCTCGTACACCGATAGAATCAGTGTTAGCCGGAATTTTTGCTGAGATTCTTCAGGTTGAGCAGGTGGGTGTGGATGATGACTTCTTTGAATTAGGAGGACATTCATTACTAGCGACAAAATTAATTGCTCGTTTACTCAAAGCTTTTCAAATAGAGTTAACAGTAATTGACTTGTTTGATGCTCCTACTGTAGCAGGTTTAGCAGAACGGATTGAGCATATACAAACAACAGGAACTATCTATAAACAGCATGAGGAAACTGTTAATTTACTCAAAGCAGATGCTATTTTAGATCCCACAATCACCCCCGCATCCCCAGCGATCGCCACCACAAAAGTCAGTGCTATTTTATTAACTGGAGCTACTGGTTTTCTCGGAGCCTTCTTACTACACGAACTCCTCCAACAAACATCAGCAACTATTTACTGTTTAGTCCGCGCCCAGGATATCCCAGCCGCTAGACAAAAGCTGCAAAAATCCCTGGAATCATCTTTACTGTGGGACGAAAAATATAGCGATCGCCTGATTCCAGTCCTCGGAGATTTATCACAACCCCTACTAGGACTTTCTGCAACTGAGTTTCACCACATGGCTGAGTGCATTGATGTAATTTATCACAATGGTGCATGGGTACATCATGCTTCGCCTTACTCATTACTCAAAGCTACTAACGTTTTCGGAACTCAAGAAATTCTCAGATTAGCTTGTCAAGTGCAAGCGAAACCTGTGCATTTTATGTCTGCTAGTAGCGTTTTTGCGGCTGGAGTCAGAATTATTCGAGAACAAGATAAAGTTGATGAGCAACCACCAATAGGCGGTTATAACCAGAGTAAATGGGTAGCGGAAAAATTAGTTACCCAAGCCAGAGATCGCGGTCTTCCCGTGGCTATTTATCGACTAGGACGCATATCTGGACACAGCCAGACAGGTGTGTTTAATCCCCATGACTTTTTGTACAGATTGATTATTGGTTCTGTACAACTAGGTAGCATCCCCGATCAGGAGATGATGCTAGATATCATTCCCGTAGATTATGCCAGCAAAGCGATCGCTTATCTATCACAACAATCAGCTTCCGGGAATCAAGTTTTTCACTTCGTCCATCCCCAACCAGTCTCCGCAAATGTGTTGTTTGCGAAATTGCGATCGCTTGGCTACTCTATTCAACAAGTTGCTTATGAACAATGGCATCAACAACTACTCAACATCGCTGAAAATTCACCGGAACATCCCCTATATCCCTTAGTTTCACTTTTTCCCAGCCGATTTTCTCAACCACAAACCTCTAATTTGCAATTTGACTGTGAGAATACACTCACTAAACTTACAGGTACATCAATTACCTGTCCACAAATCGATGAGCAGTTATTAAACACTTACATTTCATATCTTGTTCAGCATGGATTTATTGCTGATATAGCTGTTCTTAGTTAG
- a CDS encoding class I SAM-dependent methyltransferase — protein MLNSQIRYTDYDPWAWLYNKSEAHLASRRLLPKLEKLVLPHLPVKGRILDLCCGTGQLTQLLILKGYQVTGLDGSEKMLQYAQNNAPNAKFILGDARFFELPNTFDAVICTDSALNHIMSLEELKSVFRNVYVAMKENAIFFFDIGLEKRYRNIPFNDGELQENYAWSVGETYDSAAKTGTFTITIFQPPNSQPSKKSTRIDLLTQQIKRSIYNNFLRYVQPSTLLQLLQQDWQPSALTFSVKPYSPAEIKSTLSAVGFTNINAYNHKLALATPQDNKLVYFVAQKSS, from the coding sequence ATGCTCAATTCCCAAATTCGCTATACAGATTACGACCCCTGGGCTTGGTTATATAACAAATCCGAAGCACACCTAGCCTCTCGTCGCTTGCTACCAAAGTTAGAAAAATTAGTCTTACCTCATCTTCCTGTAAAAGGACGAATTCTTGACCTTTGTTGTGGGACTGGGCAATTAACACAATTATTAATTCTCAAGGGTTATCAAGTAACTGGTCTTGATGGCTCAGAAAAAATGTTGCAATATGCTCAAAATAATGCACCTAATGCTAAATTCATCCTTGGTGATGCCCGCTTCTTTGAATTACCAAATACCTTTGATGCAGTTATTTGTACTGATTCGGCTCTCAACCATATCATGAGTCTGGAAGAACTTAAAAGTGTTTTCCGCAATGTGTATGTAGCCATGAAAGAAAACGCCATCTTCTTTTTTGATATAGGTTTAGAAAAACGCTATCGCAATATCCCCTTTAATGATGGTGAACTGCAAGAAAATTATGCTTGGAGTGTAGGAGAAACTTATGATTCAGCAGCAAAAACAGGTACTTTTACCATCACTATTTTTCAACCACCCAATAGTCAACCAAGTAAAAAGTCTACCCGAATTGACTTATTAACACAACAGATAAAACGCTCCATTTACAACAATTTTCTTCGCTATGTTCAACCCTCAACCCTATTACAACTATTACAGCAAGATTGGCAACCATCTGCCCTGACATTTTCCGTCAAACCTTATTCGCCAGCAGAAATTAAATCCACATTATCCGCCGTCGGCTTCACCAATATCAACGCCTACAATCACAAACTAGCTTTAGCCACTCCTCAAGACAACAAACTAGTATACTTTGTCGCTCAAAAATCAAGTTAA